Below is a genomic region from Zea mays cultivar B73 chromosome 9, Zm-B73-REFERENCE-NAM-5.0, whole genome shotgun sequence.
AGTCGGTTTACTTTTCAGGCCACATTCTTATTTTTAATTTGTTTTTAATTTTACTACATATTTTATTTGTTCTTGAGTAAAGATAAAATATTGCGTGGTTCATATAGCACTTCCACATATTTTTCTAGTCTCGGCTCATGTACTTGTGCTCTATGTCATGATCACCGAGTTAATATGGATGTTCTCTGTCCAATTCATGCAGACAAGGGTGTTATTGGACATGTTTGGATTCTAGTTCATGTGGACTAACAATCATGCTATAAGATTTCTCTCTTCACAATGGATACAACAAGAGTCACAGTGTTCTTAAGGGCAGCTAAATGGGCCCATTGCCGCAGCAAAGTACTCATGGAGTATTGGAGTATTGTGCTACGGAGAGCAAACATCGCAAACTACAACACTTGTTCAATTAGaagtagattgaaagggattaAATAGAAGAGAATTTAATCCTTTCAATCCGCTTGTCTAGGTTGTTTGTTAGCTCGTTCGCTGGTTTTTCTACTGTGCGCACTGTGCGCTCTGTGTAGGTTTTGGGCCTGGTTTTCCTTAAAACTAGGTCAATTCCATTCTTTTTAATTGAAAGGCAGAGTTCCTGTCATTACGTTCAAAAAAAAATCCTTTCAATCCGCTTCGATCCCCATATAATCTAACACGGCCTTAGGTGTTACAAACAACCATAAAAAGTAAATAACTGTATAGGATAAACAATTAATAAAACTTCTCGTTCCATGCAATCATGAAAATTCGGAAACAACATAAATCACGAGAATTTTGCATGTTTTTTTGCACAGTTGACGATGAAAACTAGCACAACCGAGAATGAAAAAAAGAACAGCGGCATGATTATTTTAGGGCTGGTTTGATGGGGAATTGAAGGGAATTTACGATGAAGGAATTCTATTGGTATTCAAATTTGATTCCTCCCATAGATCTCTCCGATTTCCTATCCACCAAACCAGTCCTTAAACAAAAAAATGCAGTCCTAGTTTGAAATGCCTTAAACTAATGTCTCCAATTTTCAGATTCTTTTAGCAAGGAGGAAGCAGTAAAAGGAAATATAGGTTGGCTAGGTGGCATATTGTCTGTCAACGAAAAGCATTGGGAGGTTTAGGCGTTTCTAATCTAGCTATAAAAAATATTTGCTTACTCGATAAATGGCTCTACAAATTACTTAATGAGGATGGGATGTGGCAACAGTTACTCAAAAATAAATACCTAGGAGATAAATCTCTTACTCAAATATCTAGAAGACCAGGTGATTCACACTTCTGGTCAGGTCTAATGAACATCAAGGATCAGTTTCTTAGATTGGGTCACTTTCAAGTGGGGGATGGTCAAAACACCGGATTCTGGCAAGATAAATGGCTAACCAATCGTCCCTTTTGTGAGCAATTCCCGAACCTTTTTAATACAGTGCGCATTAAATCGGCCTTGGTTGCAGAAGTTTGTCTAGACACGAATCTTAATTTATCTTTTCGTCGAACAATTACGGGAAGTAAATTAGTGGAGTGGAAAAAATTGTTACACTTGCTAACGACGGTTAGATTCAGCCCATCTAGAGACAAATTTTTGTTTGGGATGGTCATAAGAATGGAATTTTCTCTGTCCAATCTGTGTACCATTTGTTGATGTATAATTCAAAAACAATCGGAACAAGATGATTTGGAAACTTAAAATCTCCTTGAAAATAAAAAGTGTTTTGTGGAATTTAGGTCAGGGAGCGATCCTCACCAAAGATAATTTAGCTAGAAGACGATGCAAATGTAGCTTGACTTGTTACTTTTACAACCGTAATGAGAGTATACACCACCTCTTTTTCGATTGCTATATTGCCAAAAATGTTTGGAGGATAATTTATCTTGCTCTAAAAATAGAAACGATAGTCAACATTAATCATATTATCGGGTCTTTGGCAAGTAACTGTGGTCTAGTATACAAAAAGTTACTATTTCCTGCAATATCAGCTTTATTTTGGTCTATTTGTCTTACTCGAAATGAGGTGGCATTTAATCAAAAAACAATACCATCAATTGTGCAGGTCATCTTCAGAGGTACCACTGGTTCAGGTTCTGTAGACTCCTACAAAAGGAGGATGTACAACAACAAATTCTCGATGTGTGTCAAGCTCTAGAAGTGGTGGCGATGGAAATATTTGTGTTTCATGGATGGCGATCAAATGCAAGACTTGAGTGTGCCTAGTGTTTTCCATAGCCCTGTTATTTGGTTTCGTCGAGTTAGTTTCATTTTTAAAAGAACCGTTCATTAGGTCAATATTTGACATGTAATGGTTGTACGCATCTGATGCGAAACGCCGGAACTCTTATTTCCATTATAAAAAAGGGCTATACGCAGAAAAAAAACTACTCTAACAACATCTCATTTTATAAAATTTAGTCAAAAAATTATAGGACACCTTATCAAATGCCATCAAatgccccaaatatactacaccgcAGTTGACTGCCTTATAATATAGATTTTGGCGCTCTGGTGTTGAAGCACAATATTTTGCTGATATCCTAAATtatataaaatatacttatttcaaaattatagaaaaattttTATAGTTAACGCTCTtatagcatctccaagagactagttAAATAGTTTGTCAAGCTAAATTTTGGCTAATTAATAGCAAAATTGCTTTCCAACAGATTAGTCATTTAACTTGACAAGCTATTCGGCTCTCTAAATTGACTAtctcactagccaaatttggctagcagCTCTCGCTAGCCAAGCTAACTTATATGTTGGAGAGTCTGTTGGaatgagatgttatatataaagttTAATCTTTACAGAGAGACAAATAAAGAGtcacttggagatgctcttagagaTGCTCTAAGTACCAGGTGTCTCCGTTATGTTTGCTGGTTTATCTAGTTTGGTTGGTAATACTATTGGTAGTGTCATGACGAGTGGGGCCGCGGGGGGTCTTTACATTTATTTATGTTTCCATCCGGCCTGTGATGGAAATTGTGCTGAGGCAAAGTGTGCAGGGCCGACGACAAGTATTTTCGTCGAGAGAAGCAACCAAAGCCCACTCCTCCAAGGCAGCCACCCCTTCCCACGCGACCTGTTGGCTGTCGCACTCAGCTCAAGCATTTAGCACCACCTCGCCAGACCACACTCCGCTACACCAGTTTAAATATTCATCCCGACCGCCTGCTCTCGCCGAGCTCAGTAGCGAGAGCTTGTAACCTAAGCGGGGGCATTAAGGTGGTGTGGATGTTTCCTGACGGATTCTGGGCCTGGGCCTGTATGTGCCACTGGCCGGCCTGCCCGTTCCAAGTTGGTTGTGGCTGGTGGGGCTCGGGCGAAGGCCTGGGCCTCTTTAGACCTGAAGCGGCAGGCATGGCGTGAGGCTGGCTTCACAGAGCAGCGATCACTGCCCGCTTCCAACGGTGGGAGGATAACAGGCCGCTGCATTGCAAGCCCAACTCGGTCCAGAGCCTCATTAAACAGACCACcatctttttgttttttttggaCTGTTCTTCCCTCGGCGCAAAAAATGTTTTTGCTTTTAATAAATCTGTTTATCTCCAGACTTCTCTATGACTCAAATCTATCATCAATCTCCCTGTATGCAACAAATATTTTTGCCGTCTCCTATTTGTATGGCCTTCGTTCCTGAAAGTTGGATACAGTTTCCAGATGATCGGAACCCGCCGACGACAACATTGGCGCTACCTGGGGCCCTGAATTCTCGGGGCGCAGATGGCAAATGCTGCCCAATCCGGCTATTGTCATCTGTTTGTTCCTTTTAGTGTACAACAAACTCATCAATTCTTGCACTCCCATTTAAGATCGGCCAAAATGACTCAATGCTGCAACCAAGTGCTTCTACAGTGTTATATGCTAATAGAGCAAACAACATAACTATAACAGGAGTAGAGACTTGATTATAAGCTAAAAGAAATGTGGTCCTAGTTTTGATCGCAAAGGGGTGACGACAACGACCAGTTTTATTGATAGGTACACACTGTCTCCGTTCGTTGCCTTGGCTGGTTTCTCTAGTAGAACTCCTGGTAGTGCTACCAACCTTTTATCTCGCGTCAAACCGAAATACAGGAAAATATTCATTGCGTATAAGTTGTTTGAATCACCAGCTGCCATGGGAGCAAAGCTGATACGACGAATTCCTCACAATTCTTCATGCCTCGTACAAATCATATGTTCCTCCCTAGCCTAGCATTAATTTGACTAGTATATAGGAACAAATGCGTTTGAGAGGGGATATCTTTACAGTTCTATCCGGCTTGTGTGACGGAAAATGACAAAACGTGCCAAGGCAAAGTGTTCTGGGCCGACTAAAAGTATTTATTTCGTCGAGAGAAGCAACGAAGCCCACTCCTCCGAGACACTGTTCCCTCCCACGTGACCTGTCATTTAGCACCACCTCGGCAGTCTCAGTCTGTTCGTACCAGCTTAAATATTCTTCGTGACTGCCTGGTCTAGCCGAGTTCTGTAGCTGGAGCTTGTAACCCGAGCGGGGGCATTAAGGTGGCGCGGATGCTTTGCGATGGTTTCTGGGCCTGGGCTCGTTGTGACTCTAGCCGGCTTGCCCATCCCAAGTTGGTAGTGTCTGACGGGGCTCTAGCGAAAGCTTTGGGTCTCTGCAGACCTACAGCGGCAGGAATGGCGTAAGGCTGGCTTCACAGAGCAGCGATCACTGCCCACTTCCAACGGTGGGAGGATAACAAGCCGCTGCACTTTGAGCCCAACACAGACCCAGATCCTCTCTTAGCAAACCACCATCTTTTTTATTTTTGCCCCTGTTCGGACAACTCATTTTTCTTTGTGAAAAAATTCGGCTACTGTTTGTTggtgggagagagaaaaagattaTATTTTGAAGTTTTGAGGTCAGTTTCCATCCGGCTTGTGTGACGGAAAATGACAAAACGTGCCAAGGCAAAGTGTTCTGGGCCGACTAAAAGTATTTATTTCGTCGAGAGAAGCAACGAAGCCCACTCCTCCGAGACACTGTTCCCTCCCACGTGACCTGTCATTTAGCACCACCTCGGCAGTCTCAGTCTGTTCGTACCAGCTTAAATATTCTTCGCGACCGCCTGGTCTCGCCGAGTTCTGTAGCTAGAGCTTGTTACCCGAGCGGGGGCATTAAGGTGGCGCGGATGCTTTGCGAATGTTTCTGGGTCTGGGCTCGTTGTGACACTGGCCGGCTTGCCCATCCCAAGTTGGTAGTGTCTGGCGGGGCTCTAGCGTCTCTGCAGACCTGGAGTGGCAGGAATGGCGTGAGGCTGGCTTCACAGAGCAGCGAACACTGTCCACTTCCAACGGTGGGAGGATAACAAGAGCCGCTGCACTTTGAACCCAACACAGGCCCAGAACCTCACTAAGCAAACCaccatcttttttcatttttgccCTGTTCTACCACTCATTTTCCTTTGTGAAAAATTGCGCCTAACGTGTTttaattttgcatatgtttctttcTGGGTTTCACATCTGATTTACCTTTGTTACTAGATTCTATCATTAGTCTTTTCTTTCGTTGTTGATACTGTTTGTTTGGTGGGAGGGAGAAAAAGATTATATTTTGAAGTTTTGAGGTCAGTCATGTCTTTAAATGTATTCAGTTGGGCACTGTTGCTTGTCGGCCACACTCGGAGTAATCACACTTCCACTCATTTTATTTAAGTGTTGGAGATGAGAGTGACGTCTCATGGCCGGTGAGAGTCGAAGAATGGTTGAGAGCGAAACACAGCAGTCGAAGAACAGTCTGCATTTTTTTTCAATTGTATTTAACCAAACTGGCTAAAACAAAGTGGTGATCGACGCCCTACAAGTACGCACACATTGAGAGGTGGCTGTGTCGTCCCACACCTCGTGGTCAAAGCGCTGCACATCCCTTTGCTCCTAACTGAAATTGTATTTAACCAAACTGGCTAAAACAAAGTGGTGATCGACGCCCTACAAGTACGCACACATTGAGAGGTGGCTGTGTCATCCCACACCTCGTGGTCAAAGCGCTGCACATCCCTTTGCTCCTAACTGAAATAAAAAAGTGTGACAGAAACTAAAAGTTTCGACACCGAAAACTGAACTGAACTCTGAAACTACTGAGAGACGACCGAATGAGGTGAACGCTAGGGTTATGAATTCCAATATTAAGGAATGAATTGGTACATACAAAACTAAGTAGCTTTATTACATTAACTGAAACATGTCAGCTCCAGCTCATTCTCCTAGTTGGCGTCGTACCACAATTTCAGTATTAACATGCACAGTAACAACGTTACATCGGTGCTCTGTAAATTCTTTTTAGTATATACACCGTGACTATTAATCTATGGTGCTATAGGCTTTGTCGTCCCTCTTTGGGATTTGTGCATTTGGCCACCTCCCACGGCACGCTTCAGTTCTATCCAGACAACACAATCGTAAAACAGCATGATGAGCGTCCTCCGAATCAACTTTTGCACATATTGCCTTTTATCTATCCAATTCCATTCTTCTTGGTGGTTCCTTCCCCTACTTCATCAACAGAAGGGCATCACGATGACGCCCTAGGAGGGTCAATGCAGTTGCAGCTATGTGATGAGCAGTTAGGCCAGCCAGGTCAAGTTGCTCTGCGAGCGATGCATGCTCAATGTACCTGTCTGGCAGCACAATGGGTCGCCACTGCAGAGTTACAAAGAAACGGGAACCTTGAGATCAGCATGTAGAAACAAGAAAAGTCAGTAGACAAGTAAACACGGCCTGAAATTGCTAACAACTATCACATCAAGAGCACTGGAAAGTGTTAGCTGCGAAGCATGGGGCTCGTGCCTCCATTGCAAGATTCGCAGAAACAGCTTCGTGCTGGATAGGGGTCACAAACAGCATTGCAAAGTGGGCAAGGTACCTTTGTTCGACCGTCAAGTAGACCATCGAGAGAAATAAACTGTGAGACATGTGATCCAAAGCCACCAACCGTTCCTTCTTCCACTGTGATAAGAAAACTATGCTGCTGGCACAGCGTTCTGATTAGGTCGATGTCAAGCGGCTTGCAAAACCTCGCATTTGCAACTGTCGCCTGAATGCCAAAGTTGGATAAAAGAGATCGAGCAATCAAGCATCTCTGGACCACCTCGCCATAGCCAAGAAAAGCTATCTCTTTTCCCTCGACAAGAATCTCTCCTTTACCAATCTGAAAAAGGGAACGGGGAACATTTACAACCTGCCTACACTTCAGAATATCTCATAATATAGTGACAGGTCATAAGTGACAAGATAAAAGGAACACTTATATACTTTCCAGATGACAAAGCTCATCTTTCTTGTTTTCAAAACAATAGATTGCTTTATATTTTTGTAATGGTAAGAAATACATAGAGCAATATATTCAATAAGTGGTACACTGTCTGCTATCTCCCGGTGATAAATTGAATGTTGAAATAAGAACATGAGATTCTTAGACATCTTTGTGTGCACTGTGCAGTCCAGCAATATGGTAGATGTGCTTGAAATGTTTGGGCTGTACTATTTGAACGTAATGTTGACTTAGAGCAAAATATGTTCAAGGGGGCCTACCTCAAATGGATTCCCATATGTTACACTTCCACTAGTCCCAACAATGGCACCCCTAGGATAGCGGAAGCAAATAGGTCTGTCCTCAATCATTGCAGCTGTTGCCACCATGTCAATAAGTTCATCCTCATTAGATGGTGACATGACAATCATGTTTGGCAAGCATGACATGAATGTAATATCAAATGGTCCTGAATTAGTTGGACCCTCAGATCCTACCAGACCAGCATTTGTGATAGCAAATCGAACTGGTATCTTTTGCATGTCCACATCTTCAATTATCTGCCATAGATGTGAGCTTTATGAAATTTAATGTACATAAAAGTAAAGCAGCCTTGCAGATTTGATGAAGCACAGGAAGATTATGCACACACTAATTTAGCAGCATTATGTATTGGCACCTGATCATATGCTCGCTGAAGAAATGTGGATGGAATTATGCAGAAAGGCTTTAGACCTCCGCATGCCAAACCAGCAGAAAAGGTAACAGCATGTTGCTCAGCGATGCCCAAGTCAAAAAATCTGTCTGGGAACCTGGACTGGAATAAGCGGAGTGATCGATCGATTCCCATGCCGCCATGAACTACCACAATGCGCTTGTCATTCTCTGCTTCTGCTGTTAGTGCTTCTACAAAGCAGTCATTATATGTCCTAGAAAGTCCAGTTCCTAAAAACTTTAGAAGATCAGGGCTTGAGTTTGAAGGCCCTGTTGTCAGTAAAAAATAAGGTTAATCCATAAAGTACTCATTCAATATATAGGCCTCAGTCTTTGTATCTGTTTTGGTCTATATTAGACCTTTTTTCTCCTATCTTAATATAATGAGGCGCGGTTCTTCTGCACGCGAGAAAAATACAGCTAGTAATGGTTCTAAGAGGACAATAATGTAACACGACTGCAAAAGCAGCAGTACATTAGTAACCGTAGACTCTTAGTGTACTTATTAGAATGTGGAAACTTAAACAGACCTGTAAAAGTTGTGAAATTGATCGCACAGATGCTAATAATGACATATACATATTTTTAAAGAAGTTTGTTTGCCATGAGCACTGACACTCCCTCATGTAGTCATATTGCCATGGTTCTTCCTCCCCTAGATGAGGAACCCCAGTGCAGAGGTAACAGAGCAAgagagcaaaaaaaaaaaaaacactaGGCATGCCTCCTAGAGTCCTAGTTCAGCAAAAGAAAAGTAAAACACCATGCAAATTTTGATAGCAATCTACATTACAAACCTTCCTCAACTGCATTTATTTCACTTCCAATAATTCCACCAGTGTCATTTTCAGTCCCAGTAATTACATGTACAAGTACTGGGCCAGTTGAATCTAAGCTCGCAACTTCCTTAAGTACACAGATGAGATCATCAATGTTACGTCCATCAATAGGACCAATATAATATAATCCAAGTTCTTCAAAAAGAGTTGCACCATGAGGACCTATCATACCACGAGCATACTCATCAACTTTGGCAGCAAATTCGTGCATTCCTTTGCCAAACCATTTGGCAAGTCCCTAGGAAGAAAAAATCGAATATTAAAATGGTTCATATAGCATAAGACTGCACCATAAATCTCAAAGTGACAAGGACAAAGTTGTTTTTCTATGTAAAGAAATCAGAGCTACACAATTACATGCATTATAAAAGGTCCAGTTCTGTGTTCACAATACATTTTCAAAGGATATAAACATTTACCTTAGCAGCCTCTCTAAACCTCCTAAATCCTTTGCTGGATTGAATCTTGCTTAGAGCACTAGAAAAGGCATTGACTGACATCTTTGCCCCGCCATCTGCTTTAGGAAGCAAGGTATGACAgctatcatttagaataaccaccaTGTTGGAATCGAGGAAGCCAGCATGACCCATTGCCTCGTACACCTGGCCAGCCATGGTTGTCCAATTACTTATAACTGTCACTATTCGATTTTTTCTCCCATTTATATCCCTTGCAACCGCCATCCCTGATAAGAAGTAACTCAAAAACTAAAGAAACGAAATGAAACTTTACAAGGCTATAAAAGAAGCAAGATTCAAGAAATACTGAATAGAGCTTGGATTTTATCATGATGTGTAAAGTTTTGCGATGATTAATCTGTGGGCTGTAAGCATCGTTTACTGTGAGGATTCCATGCAATTTCATATGAAAATAAAGAATAGAAACTGAAAGTACTGAGCAGAACAATTTAGATTAGGATCTATCCTTAAAAATAAAATCTCTTAGCGCCGCATAAATAATTGGATTTGGAAACTAAATCCAACTTTATTGAAGTAATAAAAAATCATATAGGTGAAAAATATCACTAAGAAATAACTCCGAGCATCATTTCAATTCCATTCCAGTTGCAGAGAACAGTTCAATTTGCCATGCAAGACAGTAATGAACAAATAAGGGCAGTACCAAGGCCAGCGGATAGACTATTGCATCCATGTCCAGCACCAAAGGGATCATACTCGCTCTCAAAACGCGACGTGAACCCAGAAAGGCCATTTTTCTGTGTAATAGTATGGAAGAGAGAGCGCCTTCCTGTGAGAATCTTGTGCGCATATGCCTGTTGCAAGAAAACTATTGAGCGGAAAAGGGTTGCAGATAACAGATCTGAGAAAAACAAAACAACAGTAACAGAGAGATGTCTTACATGTTGACCAGCATCCCATAGTATCTTATCCATTGGGGCATTGAACACATAATGTATAGCAATTGTCAGCTCCACAACTGAGCGATCAGCACCACACGGTTGGCATTTTCTGGACATTATGAAAGCTATTTCTGAACGAACTTCATCGGCTAACTGCTTGAGCTCCTGTTTTTGTTTAGGTATACAAGCGTCAAAATTTTCTCAAATCATATGCATTATCGCTACGAGAATGGAAGTCCATAGAGTATGACTCTGACGACCTTACTAGATAGATTTTTCAAATGAATGGGTGCATCAATTGTGTCAAGTATTGGAGTAGGATCCTTCTCCCAGAAGAAATCATCAACATCAGGTAGTGCGGCCACTCTCTGAATCAAGCCCTGCACAAGAGTTGTGGTATCAGATCACAGGCCTTGGAATTTGCTCCAGGCGTTAATGTATATCTAACGATATATGCGAAACAACTTCGGGAAGAGCATACCCTTGATGGTGAGGCTGGTGCTATTGTTAGCAGCGGTCTCGAATACATTGGATTGCATCTCAAATACCGAAGAGTATGAAAAGGGTAGCTAGTGGGGTGAAGAACGGCAAACTCGTCATAAACCAGATTACGGGCAAGCGGAGGACTCAGAAACGCCGTGTCCATGCTGGAGCCTGGCGCCAGCTGCTGCAGTGATGCCCCGAATCCTGAAATTTGACGATCCACTTATAAGAAGAAGAAAACCCGAACCGGAGTAAGCCAGCTGAATCTTCTTCCCCTCCAAATTAACAACTCCAATTAGCTTAAGCGCGAACGGAAATGACCGCAGCTACCTCAAACCGGCAGAAGACGCCGCCGCAGTGATCTCCTCCTCCCCTCGCGCGGGACCGGCGGCCGGTTGCGGCGGCTACTGGCAGGGCGTCGCGCTGTACTGACGACCCTACTCCGATTTGGGTGGATGCGGAGCGCTGCGCTGTATTGGCGACATGACAGAGAGGCTGATCCGAACGCGAGATTTTGATCTTTTCTGTGTCCTAATATAGCATAGAGTTTGCTTTCGTTAGTGCGTCCAACTGTAGTCAAATTGCGGCGACTTTTCCCTGAGTGGGGGCTAATCTGCGAAACTGCGGCTATTATTACTCCCGAGTCACGACCCGAATTAGGATTTCTTTTGGAAAATATATAGGCCGTGATTGCCATCAGCGATCGAAGCTAGGTGTCTTTCTGAAAAAACACAGGATCTATATTAGAAGTCTCGACCCAACAGGGGTCTTTTTTGGAAATGCTTTGGGCTGATCTGCAAACTTGCGGTGAAATTCCGGCTTCGGCGGTTTGGCCAGCCTCCTTCCGCGGGGTGGATTTGGATAGCGCGGCGCAGAGAAAAATGGCGGCTTCGGCTCTCCACCTCCACCGCCGGCGGGTGTgaagcttcagcagaggcagctGCGCTCGGTGAGCCCCGTGGGACCCTCTACTGAACCCTTCTTCTACTCCCTTCTCGCTGCATTCATGTTTGTTTCGATTGTGCGAGAGGCGGAGCCACGCGCCCACGCCTTCTGCGGGTGATGCCCCGTGTGCCTCACCCAGGACCCAGTACGTTGCCCGCCATGGCGCTGCGCTGCGACTGGCAGAGTGGCAAGCCGCAAGCATGGAGCGGTCCGGGTCTCTTCCGTTCACTGCTGTGTTCCGGACTGCCTAGCCATTATAATGCTCTACAGCTCTAGCATAAGAGGATTCGCGTGTGTCTATGTGTGTTTCACATGCATATAAATTCAATCTCTCACTTATGTCACATGGAAATCGACGGCATTTTGATTGCGCAGTTGGGTGACCTTACCTTCTTAAGGGACTAAATTGCACAGATGACCTTACCTTTTTAAGAGGCTAAACTGTACTACTTTTCATTATTCAATGATCATACTTGGGCATTCAATTGAAGTCAACTGATTTCCTGTTTAGTAAGGCCCAGTTTGTTTGAGCTTCTGCTGTCATCCTCacatattttaatttttaaaGCATGTTGGAATCAATGAAATTGCTGTGCAGACATGTGTTTTGAGGTTGTGTGCTGTTTGCGCCTGATGTTTATTGCACAAAATACAGCGGCAGGGTGGCCTATCTCGAAGACTTTTGAAAGTTGTGTCCTATTACAGTCtcacaactccaccatataaactgGTTGTAAGCTTGTTGACGTCAATCTCAAAAGATTCACGTGCTGTCATTAAAGGAATATCCAAATTTTAACTTTGTTTACCTTTGTTTTCTGGTACAATGCTCAGGATGCTCTGGAACCTTACATGAGCAAGAGGACAGTTGAACTTCACTGGGGTAAGCACCATCAAGATTACGTGGATGGCTTGAATAAGCAGCTGGCTACCAGCCCTCTGTATGGATATACGCTGGAGGATCTGATAAAAGAAGCCTACAACAATGGCAATCCATTACCAGAATATAACAATGCAGCACAGGTAACTTGTTTACATACTCCGTCCATTCTATTTTGCTTGCACTGATCATCTTCTGTCTGTCATATGTTTTCTTTCAAAAAAAACTGCAATTTGTGCTTTCGGCAATAGTAGGATGGTTTTTGGAGTTCCAAGCTTGTGTTTTCTGTCATGCAGGTctggaaccatcacttcttctgggAATCGATGCAACCAGAAGGTGGTGGCTTACCTGAGGGAGGTGTGCTGCAGCAGATTGAAAAGGATTTTGGCTCGTTTACTAATTTTAGGGAAGAGTTTATCCGCTCAGCCTTACAACTATTGGGGTCTGGTTGGGTTTGGCTTGTCTGTAAGTTTCTTTCTATTTTCTCTGAAGTACAGGCTACCGATTTCCTGAATTGCTCTTTCTAAAGCTAATTTCTAAGTTTAGTTTATATTCTGCTGAATATTTGTTG
It encodes:
- the LOC100384006 gene encoding probable 1-deoxy-D-xylulose-5-phosphate synthase, chloroplastic isoform X2, producing the protein MCSMPQWIRYYGMLVNMHMRTRFSQEGALSSILLHRKMAFLGSRRVLRASMIPLVLDMDAIVYPLALFLSYFLSGMAVARDINGRKNRIVTVISNWTTMAGQVYEAMGHAGFLDSNMVVILNDSCHTLLPKADGGAKMSVNAFSSALSKIQSSKGFRRFREAAKGLAKWFGKGMHEFAAKVDEYARGMIGPHGATLFEELGLYYIGPIDGRNIDDLICVLKEVASLDSTGPVLVHVITGTENDTGGIIGSEINAVEEGPSNSSPDLLKFLGTGLSRTYNDCFVEALTAEAENDKRIVVVHGGMGIDRSLRLFQSRFPDRFFDLGIAEQHAVTFSAGLACGGLKPFCIIPSTFLQRAYDQIIEDVDMQKIPVRFAITNAGLVGSEGPTNSGPFDITFMSCLPNMIVMSPSNEDELIDMVATAAMIEDRPICFRYPRGAIVGTSGSVTYGNPFEIGKGEILVEGKEIAFLGYGEVVQRCLIARSLLSNFGIQATVANARFCKPLDIDLIRTLCQQHSFLITVEEGTVGGFGSHVSQFISLDGLLDGRTKWRPIVLPDRYIEHASLAEQLDLAGLTAHHIAATALTLLGRHRDALLLMK
- the LOC100384006 gene encoding Probable 1-deoxy-D-xylulose-5-phosphate synthase, chloroplastic, which gives rise to MDTAFLSPPLARNLVYDEFAVLHPTSYPFHTLRYLRCNPMYSRPLLTIAPASPSRGLIQRVAALPDVDDFFWEKDPTPILDTIDAPIHLKNLSSKELKQLADEVRSEIAFIMSRKCQPCGADRSVVELTIAIHYVFNAPMDKILWDAGQHAYAHKILTGRRSLFHTITQKNGLSGFTSRFESEYDPFGAGHGCNSLSAGLGMAVARDINGRKNRIVTVISNWTTMAGQVYEAMGHAGFLDSNMVVILNDSCHTLLPKADGGAKMSVNAFSSALSKIQSSKGFRRFREAAKGLAKWFGKGMHEFAAKVDEYARGMIGPHGATLFEELGLYYIGPIDGRNIDDLICVLKEVASLDSTGPVLVHVITGTENDTGGIIGSEINAVEEGPSNSSPDLLKFLGTGLSRTYNDCFVEALTAEAENDKRIVVVHGGMGIDRSLRLFQSRFPDRFFDLGIAEQHAVTFSAGLACGGLKPFCIIPSTFLQRAYDQIIEDVDMQKIPVRFAITNAGLVGSEGPTNSGPFDITFMSCLPNMIVMSPSNEDELIDMVATAAMIEDRPICFRYPRGAIVGTSGSVTYGNPFEIGKGEILVEGKEIAFLGYGEVVQRCLIARSLLSNFGIQATVANARFCKPLDIDLIRTLCQQHSFLITVEEGTVGGFGSHVSQFISLDGLLDGRTKWRPIVLPDRYIEHASLAEQLDLAGLTAHHIAATALTLLGRHRDALLLMK
- the LOC100384006 gene encoding probable 1-deoxy-D-xylulose-5-phosphate synthase, chloroplastic isoform X1, whose protein sequence is MSRKCQPCGADRSVVELTIAIHYVFNAPMDKILWDAGQHAYAHKILTGRRSLFHTITQKNGLSGFTSRFESEYDPFGAGHGCNSLSAGLGMAVARDINGRKNRIVTVISNWTTMAGQVYEAMGHAGFLDSNMVVILNDSCHTLLPKADGGAKMSVNAFSSALSKIQSSKGFRRFREAAKGLAKWFGKGMHEFAAKVDEYARGMIGPHGATLFEELGLYYIGPIDGRNIDDLICVLKEVASLDSTGPVLVHVITGTENDTGGIIGSEINAVEEGPSNSSPDLLKFLGTGLSRTYNDCFVEALTAEAENDKRIVVVHGGMGIDRSLRLFQSRFPDRFFDLGIAEQHAVTFSAGLACGGLKPFCIIPSTFLQRAYDQIIEDVDMQKIPVRFAITNAGLVGSEGPTNSGPFDITFMSCLPNMIVMSPSNEDELIDMVATAAMIEDRPICFRYPRGAIVGTSGSVTYGNPFEIGKGEILVEGKEIAFLGYGEVVQRCLIARSLLSNFGIQATVANARFCKPLDIDLIRTLCQQHSFLITVEEGTVGGFGSHVSQFISLDGLLDGRTKWRPIVLPDRYIEHASLAEQLDLAGLTAHHIAATALTLLGRHRDALLLMK
- the LOC100384855 gene encoding uncharacterized protein LOC100384855, yielding MSKRTVELHWGKHHQDYVDGLNKQLATSPLYGYTLEDLIKEAYNNGNPLPEYNNAAQVWNHHFFWESMQPEGGGLPEGGVLQQIEKDFGSFTNFREEFIRSALQLLGSGWVWLVLKRNETKLSVVHTQNAIFPLAFGDIPIINLDLCMLTT